GGCCGGTCGTTCTTGCCCAACAGATACAGTCGCTTGACCGCGGCCAGGATGCCCTCAGCGATGGCGTCGCGGGTCTGGGTGGACAACAGCAGGCCCCGGTCGTGGGGATTGGTGATGTAGCCGATGTCGACCTGCACGGTGGGCATCCGGGTCAGCCGCAGCAGATCCCAGGTCCGGCCGTGGGACCGGCAGTCGCGTAACCCGGTGCGGGCCACCACTTCCCGCTGAATGAAGTCGGCGAGGTTGCGGCCGATGGTTGACACAGAGCCGTGGGAATTCCCGAAGTGGAACGAGGCTACGCCGTTGGCGGCAGGGGAGCGCTGGCTCTCACACCGCAGGCTGATCATCAGGTCGGCACCGACCCTGTTGGCGGTGGCGGCACGCTCGGGATCCATGGGGCTGCGGTTGGCCGGCCGTGAGATGAACGTCTCCATGCCGATCGCGGTCATCCGGCCTTCCAGCCGACTTGCCAAGTCCCACAGGATGTCTGCTTCGCTGATCGGGCCGTCGGGACCGTTCATGATCATCCCGTGATCGGCTCCGCCGCGGCCCGGATCGATGATGACGTGCTTACCCGAGAGCTGCGGGCCGGAGCGGCGGACCAGCTCCTCCTCCCGGATGGCGTGGGGTGACCCACCGGTCACCCGTGAACCCAGGAAATACAACGAGCGCAACGTTTCCGGGCCGCAGATCCCGTCGGGATACAGCCCGTACTCGCGCTGGTAGGAGGACAA
This genomic window from Mycolicibacterium neworleansense contains:
- a CDS encoding N-acetylmuramoyl-L-alanine amidase, with protein sequence MSSLRRGDRGGAVTEIRAALAALGLIDNPDADLSTGRHVALDAFDDELDRAVRAFQQHRGLLVDGIVGEATYRALREASYRLGARTLTHQFGAPMYGDDVATLQARLQDLGFYTGMVDGHFGLQTHNALSSYQREYGLYPDGICGPETLRSLYFLGSRVTGGSPHAIREEELVRRSGPQLSGKHVIIDPGRGGADHGMIMNGPDGPISEADILWDLASRLEGRMTAIGMETFISRPANRSPMDPERAATANRVGADLMISLRCESQRSPAANGVASFHFGNSHGSVSTIGRNLADFIQREVVARTGLRDCRSHGRTWDLLRLTRMPTVQVDIGYITNPHDRGLLLSTQTRDAIAEGILAAVKRLYLLGKNDRPTGTFTFAELLAHELSVEQASRGA